The Methanolobus sp. WCC4 genome includes the window GATCATAACCCATCTGTGGTGTCATTTGCATCTTCACTTCATCTCCTGATTGATCATTAAATAATTTATATACAATAACTTACTGAAATATGCGTTCTACTCATTTATATGTGACTGTCTTTCGGGATTAAATACATCTGCACCCTCTAAATACTTTGTTGTTGCACCAAGAACCGTACCGGATACACCAAGTATATGGAAACTTACCCTCTTACCCTTTATATGAGTGATCGTGGCAAGTACAGCACGTGTCTCACGGACATGTTCCCTGTCACAACTGATGATCCCCTTAAGGTCCTCAAAGGCAAAGAGCCATATATTACACTCACTGGAACCAAGATCACCAAGAAGACTGCCCGACGCGGAGAAGATCTCCTTTATCACTTCATCCCTGCTGATATCAGCCCCTGTGATCAGTTCGAATGCAAGATATCTTTTATTCTCCCGCATTGTAGGAGGGAGCACTTTCATTGTCCATCACCGCCTTCCGATGGAACATCAACGATCTCCACACCTTCAAATACATGATTTTCAGAAGGACGGTTCCTTTTCAGGATATTTTCCGGCACATCAGACAGTCCCTTTAACGCCTCTTCGCGAGTCATACCAAAAAGAGATGCAAGGGCCATAAGCTCACGAGGAGCACGCATATCATACAATGAACCTGCATTGCTTGTGAGAACGAAAGGAACATCATATTTGCGGATGATCCTGAGATCATTCCTGAAATTAGAAAGGGCCCTTACCCTTCTTCCACCTCGCAGACCTATGATATGGGACAGGTCAAAGGATATCGCAACATCGTTGTCACTTGCAGACTTTGCAAGGACGTGATTCAGGCCATTATCCTTCATGGAACCGAAATTAGAAAGAATATCTACATTGGAATTCTCAACCGCTGCACGATTGATGCTTTCACTGCCCCCATGAACAACGATCACATCGACCGTCTGGCGGAACTTCCCGACTAAACCGTGCAACTTTGAAGCATTCTCCGTCCTCAGTTCAACCCCGCTGATGATATCGAGACCATCAATTACAGTTGAACGTTCTGGTTTGCAGGAATTGAAAGGATTTGTGACGGCAACGCCCGTATATCCAAAGTGCTTTGCAAGGGCAGCCATTTCTTCTATCGTGTTCTTTCCTTCGGGAACGGTGTGGACATTCAGGTCGTAGAATCTGGTACTAACCAAACAATTCCTCCACGATATGCCCTGCCTCAAGACGGTTCTTGGGGTAAGTGGCGATCTTTACCTTTACAGTGATAGAATCGGATGAAGAACTAAGTACTATATCACCAAGGAAGGCAGACTGTTTATCGAACCTCATATGGAATAGCTGGTCATCATCCAGCCTGTCGGGCATCTCACTGCGCAGGGTCTCTACATCCTCTGGAGACATATTCCCCCGGATGAACCTGGCAAGCTTTACAGAATCCGATCTGCGGGTGATCTGGGAACTGAGCATCACAGAGGAATTACCATAATGACCTTCAATATCAGTTACATCAACAAATTCATCGGTAACAGCATCATCAGGCATGCCCATGGCATTCCGTAAAAATAGGTCCAGGGCAGCACGTACCCTGGAAAGATCCTCAGTAGAGTGCGCGATCACGCGCAGGTTGATATAATGGATCACTTGCCTCTGTTAAGGTTTGATCTGATACTTGGCCTGTTCTTCTCAGTACCTGTACCACGTGACATCATACCTCTACCCTTGCGACCTGCACTGGTCTTACCGCGCTGTGCACGTCCCTTCTGGGTGTTAGCACAGATCCAGTTGAGGTTCTTGTCGCTCTTGATAACAGGATGGCTTGGGTCTACGAGAATGACCTCATACCACTTTGATCTTCCGTCCTGACCAACCCAGTAGGAGTTGAGGACTTCCATGTTAGGGAACTTCCTTCCGGCACGTTCTTCAGCGATCCTCTGGATGCTCATTCCACCGGATATCTTGTTCTTACCCATGCGCTGTGTACGCCTTCCACGGATGTACCTTGACTTTCTAAGGCCACCTCTGCGTACCTTTACACGAGCTACGACTATTCCCTGCTTTGCCTTATATCCAAGAGAGCGTGCACGGTCGATACGGGTTGGGCGTCTGATCTTTGTGACTGATCCCTCTCTTCTCCATTCCTGGAGCCTTTCCCATCTGAGTTCGTGGACATATGTGTTGTCCGGGTCTTTCCATGCGTCCCTTACGTATGCATAATATGATTTTGACAATTAGTTCACCTAAGTTCCATTTCTAGTTTCACGGTTCAGCAACCCTTTATGGTAGCTACATTCCCACGGGACTTGTCCCGACAATGAAACAGGACTACTACTTAACGTGATCTAATTTAAACCTTTGCACCACAACAGCAGAATGAAATGGAGATTATCAAATTAGCTCATCTTTTTCTCCATTCTAATTTGACAAGCTTTTTCTCACACATAATTTGCAAATGAATTTGGATTTTTGACCTTGTTTTGCAAATTTGCAATCAGCATCAATTGATAAACAACAAAGTTCATGGTAACATAGAGTTCTCTGCTTCCTTTTCTGATTGATCTAACATCAAATTTGAGAATATGCTTCACATGCTTGTGAAACCTTTCACAATCTTGTCTTGTCCCTTTTTTCTTCTGGAATTCTGCATCCTCCATGTTCTGATTTCTTAGATACATTCCAACTTGCTTTGACCTTCCATGTTTGTAGAGGAACTTCAATTTTCTGTTAAGTGGAAAGTGGGGGTCTCCCCCACTTTTCCACATCTTGTTCATCCAATGATTGATTCTCTCTATTCTTCCTTCCTCACTGACAACAGCATCAGAAGGAAGGGATATTGTAGGATTCACATTAAGATCATTCCAGATATCTGCGTAGTTAGTGAATGAATCATATGCACCATCCAAAGCATATGAATCAACTTCAGGATTCAATCTTTTCAAGAACTCAATATGCTGTTCCAGTTGTGGAGAATCATGTGCCAGTCCCTTTGTATACGTCATGTACAATGGACAAGTTCCGATTAATGTGATATGCGCTTTATCCATTTTACAGTTATAATGCGGATTATAATCACTATGCTTGTCGTACCTAGAAGCTTCAATAGGTGTTGAATCTGTTTTTAGGTCCTTTGAAGATGTTAGATCTAGTATTCTCGAAGCTACTTTTTGCATTATTTCCCGGAATCCATTTTCTCCTAACCTGTATTTCACAAAGTGGTGAAGTGTTGCTCCAGTTGGCATTGAAATATCATCGTTCGTATTAACAAAACGAAGAAGCAGAGCTTCTTCATCTGTTAGCGATGAGATAGTTTTGTCAAATGAGAGTTTTCTGAAACACATGACAATGGTGAGTTTTATCATAGAAGAAACACGATACTTGAAATGCCAGTCTTTATTGGAATAGTAGTTGTTTTCAACATGCTGTGCGATATCATCGATATTAAGAGAATGTAGCAACCGGCAAATTGACACATTATCTTTACCAACGTAGTTTCGAATGGAGTCCTCAAAGAGGACTCCTTTATACACAGTACAAATATCCTCCATGAGACTGGCCAAATTTATACTATATGAATCTATTGACCTAGCTACTGTTTTTTTTGGGGGGGGGGGGGGGGCGAGGTCTTAAAGAAAAAAGAGGTAAGCTTTTAAGTCAAAATTCTAATTTGATGGACTCGAAATGAATATTGGAACATTATACAATACCGGCAAAACAAATGATATACTATGAACATGGTATATAAGTCCAGTTCACGAAGGATCAGGATACACAGAGGGATCAGATGAACAGGATGAAGCTAAACTATTACATAGACCTTGTTTTGACAGTACTGTTCCTTATAGTTGCAATAACAGGTTTTGTCATGTACCTTGTAATACCCTCTGGAGTACCAAAAGGACGATATCAGGAATATCTGGGGATCACAAAGGCCACATGGACACTCATACATAACAGGTCAGCGATACTGATGACATTGTTCGCAGGAATCCATCTTGCACTACATAGAAAATGGATTTGTTGCACAACAAAGAACATAGTCGGAAAAGAGAAAGATGATGAATGTGACCTGGAATAAAGATATTCGGCCTCACATCAATAGTGATCAGACACCTACTGGAATTTGCTCAGATCCTCACCTGAGCGCAGTATTCCGGTAACATTACCATTATTGTCCTTTAAGAGAGTATCATACCAGCGCATTGGGATCTCATTACCATCCTTTGTGATCGCAGGCAGCTCAATGAACTCAGGCAGCTCATCCTGACCTTCCAGCGCCTTTGAGAACTTCTCCCTGAGATTGGTCCTTTCTTCCTCAGGCACAAGCAAGTTGATAAAGTCATGCCCTATAAGTTCGAACTCACCATAACCAAGGACATCATTGCCTTTACTATTGACAAGATGGATCTTCATATCATTGTCAATTACAAAGACAATAAAACCGGCAACATCCAGATAGTTCATTGCCTCATTCCTTTCAGCAAGTATCTTATCCTGAAGGTGTTTTATTCTTAAAAGAGACCTGACCCTGGTCACAAGCTCGAGACGGTTCACAGGTTTACCCAGGAACTCATCGGCACCGACCTCAATACCTTTGATACGGTCATCCTTACCGGACAGTGCAGTGACCATCACAACAGGAAGGAACTGTGTCTCCACCGATGTCTTCAGTACACGGCAGACCTCATACCCGTTCATATCGGGCATCATCACATCAAGAAGGATAATATCAGGTTTCTCACTTTTGACCTTATCCAGTGCTTCCTTGCCACTATAGGCAGGGATCACTTCATAATCGGACCTGAGGTAGAGACCCATTAACTCAACTATAGCTTGCTCGTCATCTACTATGAGTACTTTATCCCGGTCTTGCATGGATCATAGGCTCCCATTTTATATATGGCTTGAATAAATTCATTACAATATAAATCTAATGCTTATAATACATTATCTACATACATTATATAGGTAAAATTATTATTTTAACATTAACTATTAATTATATAGTTCTATCCACATATAAAGTTTAGGCATAAAAAAGAGTACCCACCTTGCAGATATCACTGCAAGGATAGAAAGTG containing:
- a CDS encoding RNA-binding protein, with protein sequence MIHYINLRVIAHSTEDLSRVRAALDLFLRNAMGMPDDAVTDEFVDVTDIEGHYGNSSVMLSSQITRRSDSVKLARFIRGNMSPEDVETLRSEMPDRLDDDQLFHMRFDKQSAFLGDIVLSSSSDSITVKVKIATYPKNRLEAGHIVEELFG
- a CDS encoding response regulator gives rise to the protein MQDRDKVLIVDDEQAIVELMGLYLRSDYEVIPAYSGKEALDKVKSEKPDIILLDVMMPDMNGYEVCRVLKTSVETQFLPVVMVTALSGKDDRIKGIEVGADEFLGKPVNRLELVTRVRSLLRIKHLQDKILAERNEAMNYLDVAGFIVFVIDNDMKIHLVNSKGNDVLGYGEFELIGHDFINLLVPEEERTNLREKFSKALEGQDELPEFIELPAITKDGNEIPMRWYDTLLKDNNGNVTGILRSGEDLSKFQ
- a CDS encoding DUF4405 domain-containing protein; the protein is MNRMKLNYYIDLVLTVLFLIVAITGFVMYLVIPSGVPKGRYQEYLGITKATWTLIHNRSAILMTLFAGIHLALHRKWICCTTKNIVGKEKDDECDLE
- a CDS encoding 50S ribosomal protein L15e yields the protein MSKSYYAYVRDAWKDPDNTYVHELRWERLQEWRREGSVTKIRRPTRIDRARSLGYKAKQGIVVARVKVRRGGLRKSRYIRGRRTQRMGKNKISGGMSIQRIAEERAGRKFPNMEVLNSYWVGQDGRSKWYEVILVDPSHPVIKSDKNLNWICANTQKGRAQRGKTSAGRKGRGMMSRGTGTEKNRPSIRSNLNRGK
- a CDS encoding transposase, giving the protein MEDICTVYKGVLFEDSIRNYVGKDNVSICRLLHSLNIDDIAQHVENNYYSNKDWHFKYRVSSMIKLTIVMCFRKLSFDKTISSLTDEEALLLRFVNTNDDISMPTGATLHHFVKYRLGENGFREIMQKVASRILDLTSSKDLKTDSTPIEASRYDKHSDYNPHYNCKMDKAHITLIGTCPLYMTYTKGLAHDSPQLEQHIEFLKRLNPEVDSYALDGAYDSFTNYADIWNDLNVNPTISLPSDAVVSEEGRIERINHWMNKMWKSGGDPHFPLNRKLKFLYKHGRSKQVGMYLRNQNMEDAEFQKKKGTRQDCERFHKHVKHILKFDVRSIRKGSRELYVTMNFVVYQLMLIANLQNKVKNPNSFANYV
- a CDS encoding Rpp14/Pop5 family protein, producing the protein MKVLPPTMRENKRYLAFELITGADISRDEVIKEIFSASGSLLGDLGSSECNIWLFAFEDLKGIISCDREHVRETRAVLATITHIKGKRVSFHILGVSGTVLGATTKYLEGADVFNPERQSHINE
- a CDS encoding ribonuclease P protein component 3, translated to MVSTRFYDLNVHTVPEGKNTIEEMAALAKHFGYTGVAVTNPFNSCKPERSTVIDGLDIISGVELRTENASKLHGLVGKFRQTVDVIVVHGGSESINRAAVENSNVDILSNFGSMKDNGLNHVLAKSASDNDVAISFDLSHIIGLRGGRRVRALSNFRNDLRIIRKYDVPFVLTSNAGSLYDMRAPRELMALASLFGMTREEALKGLSDVPENILKRNRPSENHVFEGVEIVDVPSEGGDGQ